The nucleotide sequence TATCTACATGGTTGCCAGCGTAGCCGACTAAGCGTTGATTCTTTCCTATCACGCGATGACATGGAACGATAATGGGTAGTGGATTTCTCCGATTCGCTTGTCCAATCGCTCGCACCGCTTTTTCGTTTCCAATGGCTTTTGCGACATCCAAATAGCTCCACGTTTCACCAAACGGAATCGTACGTAGCGCCTTCCACACATTCATTTGGAATGCCGTACCCTTGTAAGTAATCGGGAGGTCAAAGCTTTTTCGCTTTTGATTAAAATACGCATCAAGCTGTTTCTTCACCTCAACCGTTAACGGTGTTTCAGCTTGTGTATTCTCCACTTTCGTCTCCCAATCTTGAAAGCTATCTTCTGTTAAAAAAACGTTGGAAAGTGTTCCATTCTCTGCAACCAAATAAATGGTCCCGATTGGTGATTGAAAATGGTCAACATAAAACATCGGCCCCACCTCTATTCTATTTCAGGCTGTTGGATCGGTAAGGAAATATGGAAGGTCGTTCCGACACCTTCTTCACTTTCTACTTCCACGAGTCCGTTATGTTCTTCTATTATTTTATAGCTCACCATAAGCCCTAATCCAGTTCCACGTTCTTTCGTCGTGTAAAAAGGCTCGCCTAATCGTTTAATTTTATCTTTTGGGATGCCTGTTCCTTCATCTTGGATGGAAATTTTCACGCGATTTTCACCCGTCGATTCAATGCGCACAAAAATATTTCCACCTTTCGGCATTACTTCAATCGCATTTTTTAATATATTAATAAAAACTTGTTTTAATTGGTTCGGTTCACAATATATCGGTGGTATTTCCCGGTAATCTAAATGAATTTGTACATTGACTAAAATGGCTTGAGCCTTCAACAATTCAATCGTATCTTTAACGATTGTCACGACATTCTCTTTCTGGAAATGAACAGCCTGTGGCTTCGCTAAGATGAGAAACTCCGTAATAATCGATTCGATCCGCTTTAGCTCCGATGTAATAACTTTGAAATACATGGAATGGTCTTCTTTCATACTTCCTTGCAAAAGTTGTATGAAACCTTTCAGCGCTGTCATCGGATTGCGTATTTCATGAGCGATTCCTGCTGCGAGCTCTCCAACGACATTTAGTGTGTCAGACTTCTTAAGCCTTTCCTCCATTTCCTTCTTCTCGGTTACATCACGGAAGATGGCTAAATTCATCTGTTCAATAATATCACGTTTAAAGGAACATTCAAGGATACGCTCTTCCCCATTCGGGAGCTTAAACACGATTTCTTTTGAAAAACTTCGACGCTTTGCTAAAAGCGTTCGAACACTTTCCGATTCAAATAAATGATTTAATTGTAAATGCTTTAAATGGTTTAGCGGAATATGAAAAATATTGCTTGCTACAGGATTGGCATCAAGAATTTTTAGTTTTTCATCAAATAACACAATGCCGTCCATCGTCCCATCGAACACTTTTCGGAACTTTTGCTCGCTTTCACGAAGCTCCTTTTCCATACGCATCCGATCGCTCACATTTCGGAGAATCGTCATATGATACCCGTCTTGTCCTTCTCGTTTCGATGTAAACTCTAGCTGCTTTCGCTGACCATTCGGCATATGGAATAATAGTTCTTCTCGAATTTCTCCTGTTTTCAAATAACGCCTTTTAATTTCCCGGAACTTTTCATCGGATTTATCAACAAAGTCACAGACGTGACTATTCAAAAGCTCGTGAAGGGGAAGTTCGAAGATTCGGCAAGCCCATGAATTGGCACGAACGATTTTCCCTGTTTCATCCCATAACAAGATAGCGTCTAACGCACTTTCAAACACTTCCCGAAACCGCTCTTCACTTTCTTTTAACTGCTGTTCCATGAATCGCTTTTCCGTAATATCACGAAGGATGGACATATAAAACCCACTCAAAATATTGGCCGTCGTCGTAAATTCGAATATTTTCTTTTCGCCACTCTTTAAAATAACAGGCATTTCACCGGTTACTTTTCCATCGCGAAGCAACGTACGCTTCATTTCTTCAACTTTCCCTTTGTCCTCAACAAAATCTTCTAAACGGTAATCCTTTAATTCACTTTTTTCCAATTCAAAGCTGGCACAGAACGAGTAATTGGCATCGATAAAATATCCGTGATGGTCAAAGATGACGATTCCGTCCACCGCACGATTAAACAAATCTTGGAACAATTGCTCGTTAATCGTACGCTCCCGCTCTAACACTTTTCTTGTTGAAACATCACGAAAAATGGATAAATCATAGTTTCCAAACGCCTTATATTTCGCGGAATATTCGACAAACTTTACGACTCCATCGTCAAGGTGAATGATTAGTTCATCTTGATGTAAACCTTTCTTATAAAATCGGTTCACTTGGTCCTCAATTTGTTCTTTTGGCATCAGTTGAAGGAAATCGTGTAAATTTCGCTTCGTTAATTCTTCCTTTGGCAGATGAAACATATCGCATGCCGCTTGATTCACATCGATGAAATTTAAATGTTGATCAAACACACAAATCGCATCTAAAGCTTGTTCAAAAATGACTTGATATTTATTCAAATCGGTTTTTAACCGTTCATTTTCTTCTATTAAATCGGTATTGGTAACTTCATCGGTATTTAACGTTTCTTTCAACTATTCCACCCCCTCGTGAGAAACTCACCTTCATTACATTTCTACACGAACTGACAGAGTCCTCCTTATTCTATCATTTCATTCGTAAATCTTTTGGATGATTTCTTTGCAAAACCCTTACATTTTGGTAACAAATATTGAAGTTTCGTTCCTTTTCGCGCAATGTATTTTAAAATCTTTTTCAGGCGGGTATTGAAACGACAACTAATGAAAGAATGTGAGGTTTTTCTTATGCAACGTGAGAGTTATTTCGATAACGCTAAATTTCTCCTAATCGCCCTTGTTGTGTTCGGGCATATGATTCGATCGTTTATCGAACAAGATGAGGTAATGCTAGCTATCTATAAATTTATTTACACATTCCATATGCCAGCATTTATTTTGATTGCCGGCTATTTTTCAAAGGGCTTTCAAAAGAAGGGCTATGTAAAAAAAGTAGCGACAAAGCTAATTGTCCCGTATTTAATTTTCCATGGCATTTACTCTGTCTATTACATGTTGGTCAAAAATGAACATGTACTTCATGTGGTGGACCCGCTTAATCCCCACTGGTCGCTTTGGTTTTTACTTAGCTTATTTTGTTGGAATCTTCTCTTATATCCATTTTCAAAATGGCCAAAGGGAGTCGCCATTTCCATTGCCTTTATGCTCGCTTTGGCAATTGGATTTGTAGAAGAAATTAATCATTACATGAGCTTATCGCGTACCTTCGTCTTTTTCCCGTTATTTTTAATCGGGTATTCATTGAAGCGTGAACACTTTTTAGCGCTACAATCCATGCGCGTTCGTTTTTTAAGCATCGTGACGTTACTTTTCATTTTGTTTCTTTATTTCAACGTGTCGTTTGAATATGAATGGTTATTTGGTTCCAAGCCGTATGCGTATTTCGGCGAGGTGACGATTTCCTCCGCATTTACGAGACTTGGCTTTTATGGCCTGACACTCGTCACGACGTTTGCATTTTTAGCACTAGTGCCAACAAGACGATTCTTTTTTACCGAATGGGGAGCCCGTACCTTTTACGTCTACCTGTTACACGGCTTTATCATTCAAGCATTTCGAGCGAGCGACTTGGAGCATGTATCTCTGTTTGCCCATAACCTATTCTTTACCGCTATCATCGCATTCGCCATTACACTCGTTCTTTCGAGTAATTGGGTATACAGATTTGCCAAACCCTTGATTGAAATTCAAGCAATCGCTCCAGCGAATCGCGTTCGAAAGCGAGTATCCTAAATTGCATACCATTTGAGGCTTCGGCCTCTTTTTTTTACTTTTGTAAGATTTAACATATCGTTCCTGAAGAGGGGATTCTTTTCGCAAAACACGTATTCCCTCTCTTCTTTTTTGGCGAAAATATGATAGAATGAATAAGTTAAAAAACTAGAAAGTAAAGGTGTTGACAAATGAACATTGTCGTCAGCTCATTAAATGCAAAATACATTCATACGAATTTAGCCATTCGCTATTTAAAAGCTTATGCTGAACCGGATTTTCATGTCGAGATGGCTGAATATACAATTAAAGATCCCGTTATGAACATCGCGACGGACCTATACAGAAAAAATCCAGATATTATCGGCTTTAGCTGTTATATATGGAATATTGAAGAAACAATCAAAGTCGTAAAAATGTTAAAGAAAATCAACCCTTCCTTAACCATTATGTTAGGGGGGCCAGAAGTTACGTATGATACGAAAGACTGGATGGAAACATTGCCAGAAGTCGATTACATCGTCATTGGTGAAGGAGAAGAAACGTTTAAACAACTGTTGCAAAAGCTTCACGCAAATGAAGATGTATCAGACGTAAGCGGGCTTGCTTTCCGTAAGAATGGCGAAATTTTTATCAATCCGCAGCGGAACAAAATCGATTTACGCGAAATGCCGTCTCCTTTCCGATTTGAGGAGGACCTTCCGCATTTATCAAAGCGTGTCGTTTATATTGAAACAAGCCGCGGTTGTCCATTTAGCTGCCAGTTTTGCCTATCTTCTATTGAAGTGGGCGTCCGTTACTTCGACCGTGAAAAAGTGAAAGAAGATATTCGCTTCCTAATGAAGAATGGTGCCAAAACAATCAAATTCGTGGACCGCACCTTCAACATTAGTCGCAGCTATGCGATGGACATGTTTCAATTTTTAATCGATGAACATTTACCGGGAACAGTCTTTCAATTTGAAATTACCGCTGACATCATGCGCCCAGAAGTCATCGAGTTCTTAAATGAAAACGCCCCTGAAGGATTATTCCGCTTTGAAATTGGGGTCCAATCGACTAATGATTTAACGAATGAACTCGTAAAACGTAAGCAAAACTTCAAAAAATTAACGCGCACCGTCACGATGGTGAAAGAAGGAAAGAAAATCGATCAGCATCTTGACTTAATCGCAGGACTACCTGAAGAAGATTACGATACATTCAAAAAGACATTTAACGACGTATTCGCTCTTCGCCCAGAAGAATTACAGCTTGGCTTCTTAAAAATGTTACGAGGTACAGGCTTACGAATCGGAGCAGAGCACTACGGATATGTTTACATGGACCACGCGCCATACGAAATTCTCGGAAACAATGTCTTGTCGTTTGACGACATCGTCCGAATTAAACAAGTAGAAGATGTATTAGAAAAGTATTGGAACGACCATCGAATGGACGAAACCGTTGAATTTTTAGTGCAGCACGTATTCAACACACCATTTGACTTCTTCCAAGACTTCGGTACGTATTGGGAGGAACAAGGCTGGGCGCGAATCGGCCATCAATTAGAAGACTTATTCAGAAGATTATACACCTTCTTACAAGCGGCCCAACCAGATAAATTACCGCTCATCGAAGGATTTATGAAATATGATTACTTAAAAAATCATAAACATAAACCACGAAAACCGTGGTGGGATGAAAAACGCACGAAAAAAGAACAAAGTGCCATTTACCAAACTATTTTAAAACAGCCAAGCATTCTCGGCTCAACTTACGAAGCCAATCCATTGAACGAAAAAGAATTATATAAACATACCGTGCTCGAAATGATCCCGTTCGATTTAGCAGCCTATCAAGAAACCGGATCATTTACCCAAGAGCCATCCATTTTACTCGCGTACTATAACCCATCAACGAACGAACCGACCATTTTTACCGCAAAATGGTCTACAATCGAAGATCAATTGGGCGCGTAACTCGAAGGGGCATCCTATTAAAAGGGTGCTCTTTTTTTGTGCTGGTAGTGATTAGACGGGAACTACGGGATGGAGAATTTGCTGTATACAGGGGTGTGGTTCCGACTATGCGTGGGTTTGACTTTTCTATGATGTATGATGCGGAGGCAGACACTCTATGGGCGAGGATGGTTCTTCTATGCGCGGGGGTT is from Bacillus kexueae and encodes:
- a CDS encoding methylated-DNA--[protein]-cysteine S-methyltransferase yields the protein MFYVDHFQSPIGTIYLVAENGTLSNVFLTEDSFQDWETKVENTQAETPLTVEVKKQLDAYFNQKRKSFDLPITYKGTAFQMNVWKALRTIPFGETWSYLDVAKAIGNEKAVRAIGQANRRNPLPIIVPCHRVIGKNQRLVGYAGNHVDKKAYLLELEGAAYKL
- a CDS encoding PAS domain S-box protein, producing the protein MKETLNTDEVTNTDLIEENERLKTDLNKYQVIFEQALDAICVFDQHLNFIDVNQAACDMFHLPKEELTKRNLHDFLQLMPKEQIEDQVNRFYKKGLHQDELIIHLDDGVVKFVEYSAKYKAFGNYDLSIFRDVSTRKVLERERTINEQLFQDLFNRAVDGIVIFDHHGYFIDANYSFCASFELEKSELKDYRLEDFVEDKGKVEEMKRTLLRDGKVTGEMPVILKSGEKKIFEFTTTANILSGFYMSILRDITEKRFMEQQLKESEERFREVFESALDAILLWDETGKIVRANSWACRIFELPLHELLNSHVCDFVDKSDEKFREIKRRYLKTGEIREELLFHMPNGQRKQLEFTSKREGQDGYHMTILRNVSDRMRMEKELRESEQKFRKVFDGTMDGIVLFDEKLKILDANPVASNIFHIPLNHLKHLQLNHLFESESVRTLLAKRRSFSKEIVFKLPNGEERILECSFKRDIIEQMNLAIFRDVTEKKEMEERLKKSDTLNVVGELAAGIAHEIRNPMTALKGFIQLLQGSMKEDHSMYFKVITSELKRIESIITEFLILAKPQAVHFQKENVVTIVKDTIELLKAQAILVNVQIHLDYREIPPIYCEPNQLKQVFINILKNAIEVMPKGGNIFVRIESTGENRVKISIQDEGTGIPKDKIKRLGEPFYTTKERGTGLGLMVSYKIIEEHNGLVEVESEEGVGTTFHISLPIQQPEIE
- a CDS encoding acyltransferase family protein, which produces MQRESYFDNAKFLLIALVVFGHMIRSFIEQDEVMLAIYKFIYTFHMPAFILIAGYFSKGFQKKGYVKKVATKLIVPYLIFHGIYSVYYMLVKNEHVLHVVDPLNPHWSLWFLLSLFCWNLLLYPFSKWPKGVAISIAFMLALAIGFVEEINHYMSLSRTFVFFPLFLIGYSLKREHFLALQSMRVRFLSIVTLLFILFLYFNVSFEYEWLFGSKPYAYFGEVTISSAFTRLGFYGLTLVTTFAFLALVPTRRFFFTEWGARTFYVYLLHGFIIQAFRASDLEHVSLFAHNLFFTAIIAFAITLVLSSNWVYRFAKPLIEIQAIAPANRVRKRVS
- a CDS encoding B12-binding domain-containing radical SAM protein; this translates as MNIVVSSLNAKYIHTNLAIRYLKAYAEPDFHVEMAEYTIKDPVMNIATDLYRKNPDIIGFSCYIWNIEETIKVVKMLKKINPSLTIMLGGPEVTYDTKDWMETLPEVDYIVIGEGEETFKQLLQKLHANEDVSDVSGLAFRKNGEIFINPQRNKIDLREMPSPFRFEEDLPHLSKRVVYIETSRGCPFSCQFCLSSIEVGVRYFDREKVKEDIRFLMKNGAKTIKFVDRTFNISRSYAMDMFQFLIDEHLPGTVFQFEITADIMRPEVIEFLNENAPEGLFRFEIGVQSTNDLTNELVKRKQNFKKLTRTVTMVKEGKKIDQHLDLIAGLPEEDYDTFKKTFNDVFALRPEELQLGFLKMLRGTGLRIGAEHYGYVYMDHAPYEILGNNVLSFDDIVRIKQVEDVLEKYWNDHRMDETVEFLVQHVFNTPFDFFQDFGTYWEEQGWARIGHQLEDLFRRLYTFLQAAQPDKLPLIEGFMKYDYLKNHKHKPRKPWWDEKRTKKEQSAIYQTILKQPSILGSTYEANPLNEKELYKHTVLEMIPFDLAAYQETGSFTQEPSILLAYYNPSTNEPTIFTAKWSTIEDQLGA